From a region of the Xyrauchen texanus isolate HMW12.3.18 chromosome 47, RBS_HiC_50CHRs, whole genome shotgun sequence genome:
- the LOC127638733 gene encoding cullin-associated NEDD8-dissociated protein 1, whose amino-acid sequence MASASYHISNLLEKMTSSDKDFRFMATNDLMSELQKDSIKLDDDSERKVVKMILKLLEDKNGEVQNLAVKCLGPLVSKVKEYQVETIVDTLCTNMLSDKEQLRDISSIGLKTVIGELPPASSGSALAASVCKKITGRLTSAIAKQEDVSVQLEALDIMADMLCRQGGLLVNFHPSILSCLLPQLTSPRLAVRKRTIIALGHLVMSCGNLVFVDLIEHLLSELSRNESMSTTRTYIQCIAAISRQAGHRIGEYLEKIIPLVVKFCNVDDDELREYCIQAFESFVRRCPKEVYPHIPTVISICLKYLTYDPNYNYDDEDEDENAMDADGVDEDYQGSDDEYSDDDDMSWKVRRAAAKCLDAVVSTRHEMLPEFYRTVSPALIARFKEREENVKADVFHAYLSLLKQTRPAQSWLCDPDAMEQGETPLTMLQSQVSMIVKALHKQMKEKSVKTRQCCFNMLTELVNVLPGALTQHIPVLIPGIIFSLNDKSSSSNLKIDALSCLYVVLCNHQPQVFHPHVQAIVPPVVACVGDPFYKITSEALLVTQQVVKVIRPLDQPDAFDASPYISDLFACTIKRLKAADIDQEVKERAISCMGQIICNLGDSLGADLPGTLNIFLERLKNEITRLTTVKALTLIAGSPLKINLRPILGEAVPILASFLRKNQRALKLGTLAALDILVKNYSDSVTPAMIDAVLAELPPLINESDMHVSQMAISFLTTLARVHPDSLSKISGSILAELIALVRSPLLQGGALSAMLEFFQALVATGTASLGYMDLLRMLTGPVYAQSATLTHKQSYYSIAKCVAALTRACPKEGPAVVGQFIQDVKNSRSTDSIRLLALLSLGEVGHHVDLSGQPELKTVILDAFSSASEEVKSAASYALGSISVGNLPEYLPFVLQEISGQPKRQYLLLHSLKEIISSASVAGLKPYVESVWALLLKHCECTEEGTRNVVAECLGKLTLIDPETLLPRLKSYLLSGSSYARSSVVTAVKFTISDHPQTIDPLLKNCIGDFLKTLEDPDLNVRRVALVTFNSAAHNKPSLIRDLLDTVLPHLYNETKVRKELIREVEMGPFKHTVDDGLDIRKAAFECMYTLLDSCLDRLDIFEFLNHVEDGLKDHYDIKMLTFLMLARLSSLCPSAVLQRLDRLVEPLRATCTTKVKANSVKQEFEKQDELKRSAMRAVVALLTIPEAEKSPLMSEFQSQISSNPELAAIFDSIQRDSSSANMESMDTS is encoded by the exons ATGGCGAGTGCCTCCTACCACATCTCTAATCTTTTGGAGAAAATGACATCCAGCGACAAGGATTTCCG ATTCATGGCTACCAATGACTTGATGTCTGAGCTGCAGAAGGACTCCATAAAGCTGGATGATGATAGTGAACGGAAGGTTGTCAAGATGATCCTAAAGCTCTTGGAGGACAAGAACGGAGAAGTTCAGAATCTGGCTGTAAAATG TTTGGGCCCACTTGTCAGCAAAGTGAAGGAGTACCAGGTTGAAACCATCGTTGATACGTTGTGTACAAACATGTTATCAGATAAGGAGCAGCTTCGAGATATTTCCAGCATTGGCCTCAAGACTGTGATCGGAGAGCTCCCGCCAGCATCCAGTG GCTCTGCTCTTGCTGCTAGCGTTTGCAAAAAGATTACAGGCCGCCTCACAAGTGCCATTGCCAAGCAGGAGGATGTGTCAGTTCAACTGGAAGCATTGGACATCATGGCAGACATGCTGTGCAG GCAAGGAGGTCTCTTAGTGAATTTCCACCCTTCCATTCTGAGCTGTCTGCTGCCTCAGTTGACGAGTCCTCGCCTGGCAGTGCGGAAGAGGACCATCATCGCCCTGGGACATCTGGTCATGAGCTGCGGAAACCTGGTCTTTGTGGACCTCATCGAGCACTTACTGTCCGAGCTCTCTCGCAATGAATCCATGTCAACCACACGCACTTACATCCAGTGCATCGCTGCCATCAGCAGGCAGGCTGGCCACAGAATCG GTGAGTACTTGGAGAAGATCATCCCATTGGTAGTGAAGTTCTGCAATGTTGATGATGATGAATTGAGGGAATACTGCATCCAAGCTTTTGAGTCTTTTGTAAGGAG GTGTCCGAAGGAAGTCTACCCACACATCCCAACAGTCATTAGCATATGTCTGAAGTATCTGACGTACGACCCCAACTACAActatgatgatgaggatgaagaTGAAAATGCAATGGATGCTGATGGTGTAGACGAAGATTACCAAG GCAGCGATGATGAGTACAGTGACGATGATGACATGAGTTGGAAAGTGAGGCGTGCGGCAGCTAAATGCTTGGACGCCGTGGTGAGCACACGGCACGAGATGTTACCCGAGTTCTACCGCACGGTTTCACCAGCACTCATCGCCAGATTTAAAGAACGGGAAGAGAATGTAAAAGCAGATGTGTTCCATGCCTACTTGTCACTTCTCAAGCAGACACGTCCAGCCCAGAGCTGGCTCTGTGACCCAGATGCCATGGAACAAGGAGAAACTCCTCTCACAATGCTGCAAAGCCAG GTGTCCATGATAGTGAAAGCATTGCACAAACAGATGAAGGAGAAAAGTGTTAAGACCAGGCAGTGCTGCTTTAACATGCTGACAGAACTTGTGAATGTTCTGCCAGGGGCCCTGACACAGCATATTCCAGTTCTCATCCCAG gaATTATATTTTCTCTCAATGATAAGTCAAGCTCCTCCAACCTGAAGATAGATGCCCTCTCCTGCTTGTATGTGGTCCTGTGCAATCATCAGCCCCAAGTCTTCCATCCCCATGTTCAGGCCATAGTGCCTCCTGTAGTTGCTTGTGTAGGTGATCCATTTTACAAGATCACCTCTGAAGCCCTGCTGGTCACCCAGCAGGTGGTCAAAGTCATCAGGCCCCTGGATCAACCAGATGCTTTTGATGCTTCACCCTACATCTCTGACCTCTTTGCATGCACCATCAAAAGGCTAAAGGCAGCAGATATTGACCAAGAAGTTAAGGAGCGAGCTATTTCCTGTATGGGGCAGATTATTTGCAATCTTGGTGATAGCCTTGGAGCAGACCTACCAGGGACTCTCAACATCTTCCTGGAGCGTTTAAAGAACGAGATAACAAGGttgaccactgtcaaagctttgaCGCTTATTGCAGGGTCACCTCTGAAGATCAACCTTAGGCCCATCTTGGGTGAAGCTGTTCCAATTCTGGCCTCCTTTCTGCGTAAAAACCAACGAGCATTGAAGCTTGGCACACTGGCTGCCCTGGATATTCTGGTCAAGAACTACAGCGATAGTGTAACACCAGCCATGATTGATGCTGTGCTGGCTGAGCTGCCACCTCTTATCAATGAAAGTGACATGCATGTCTCCCAAATGGCTATCAGCTTCTTAACAACACTTGCAAGAGTCCACCCAGACTCACTGTCCAAGATCAGTGGCTCCATTCTGGCTGAACTCATCGCTCTGGTCCGTTCGCCGTTACTACAAGGTGGTGCCCTTAGTGCCATGTTGGAATTCTTCCAAGCTCTTGTAGCCACGGGAACTGCCAGCTTGGGGTACATGGACTTGCTACGTATGCTAACAGGTCCTGTGTATGCCCAGAGTGCAACTCTAACCCATAAGCAGTCCTACTACTCCATCGCAAAGTGCGTGGCCGCTCTGACGCGCGCCTGCCCTAAAGAAGGCCCTGCAGTGGTGGGGCAGTTCATACAAGATGTGAAGAACTCGCGCTCCACTGACTCCATCCGATTGCTTGCTCTGCTTTCCCTGGGAGAGGTCGGCCATCACGTTGATTTGAGTGGCCAGCCAGAGCTGAAGACTGTCATCCTGGATGCGTTCTCTTCAGCCAGCGAAGAGGTAAAATCAGCAGCCTCATACGCATTGGGCAGCATCAGTGTGGGAAACCTCCCGGAGTACCTGCCCTTTGTCCTGCAAGAGATCTCTGGCCAGCCCAAGCGGCAGTACCTGCTGTTGCACTCTCTCAAGGAAATAATTAGTTCTGCCTCTGTGGCAGGTCTCAAACCGTATGTGGAAAGCGTGTGGGCATTGCTGCTCAAACACTGTGAGTGTACAGAAGAAGGCACAAGGAATGTTGTAGCAGAATGTCTGGGCAAATTAACGCTCATTGACCCAGAGACTCTTCTGCCCAGACTAAAGAGCTATCTGTTATCAG gATCATCTTACGCCAGAAGCTCTGTAGTTACAGCGGTTAAATTCACCATTTCTGATCACCCACAGACAATTGACCCCCTTCTTAAAAACTGCATAG GTGATTTCTTGAAAACATTGGAAGATCCAGACCTCAATGTACGAAGAGTTGCTTTAGTTACCTTCAACTCTGCAGCACATAACAAACCCTCCCTTATCCGAGACCTATTGGATACAGTTCTTCCTCATTTGTACAACGAGACCAAAGTTCGCAAGGAACTAATCAGAGAG GTTGAGATGGGTCCATTCAAACATACAGTGGATGACGGGCTGGACATTCGGAAGGCTGCGTTTGAGTGCATGTACACTCTATTAGACAGCTGCCTTGATAGACTTGATATCTTTGAATTCTTAAACCATGTTGAAGATGGACTTAAAGACCATTACGATATCAAG ATGCTGACATTTCTCATGCTGGCCAGATTGTCTTCTCTGTGTCCCAGTGCAGTGCTACAGAGGTTGGACAGACTTGTAGAGCCACTCAGGGCTACATGCACCACAAAG